Proteins encoded within one genomic window of Streptomyces sp. NBC_01314:
- a CDS encoding ABC transporter substrate-binding protein: MRKLLAAALCLAATATGCGATVESSTDAKSRSAETAVTLTNCGRKVTFDKVPERVVTNDVGITELMFALGLEDRMAGFAMPDDKGDLSGVPWKDGYDKVKWLSKDQLTKENVLDARADLVFAGWNYGFREDAGFTPDTLKKLGVPSYILTESCRNGRTETSRGIMPPLDALYTDLTNLGKLFGVEKRAATLIAGFKKQIADVRAEAPAKKPTVFLYDSGQDQPFTSGRYAAPEQIITEAGGVNVMHDVEDSWTTVGWESVVQRDPDTIVICDYGDVSAEQKKKFLLSYAPLRGVSAIRHKRIFVLDYVDLVESPRNPSAVARLGTYLRTVAGQE; the protein is encoded by the coding sequence ATGCGCAAGCTGCTCGCCGCCGCCCTCTGCCTCGCCGCGACCGCCACCGGATGCGGCGCGACCGTCGAATCCTCCACGGACGCCAAGTCCAGGTCCGCCGAGACGGCGGTCACTCTCACCAACTGCGGCCGGAAGGTCACCTTCGACAAGGTCCCCGAGCGCGTCGTCACCAACGACGTCGGGATCACCGAGCTGATGTTCGCCCTCGGTCTGGAGGACCGCATGGCCGGGTTCGCCATGCCCGACGACAAGGGCGATCTGAGCGGCGTGCCGTGGAAGGACGGCTACGACAAGGTGAAGTGGCTGTCCAAGGACCAGCTCACCAAGGAGAACGTCCTCGATGCCCGAGCCGACCTCGTCTTCGCCGGCTGGAACTACGGCTTCCGCGAGGACGCCGGCTTCACTCCCGACACCCTGAAGAAGCTCGGCGTGCCCTCGTACATCCTCACCGAGTCCTGCCGCAACGGCCGGACCGAGACCTCACGCGGCATCATGCCGCCCCTGGACGCCCTCTACACCGACCTCACCAACCTCGGAAAGCTGTTCGGCGTCGAGAAGCGGGCGGCCACGCTGATCGCCGGCTTCAAGAAGCAGATCGCGGACGTACGGGCCGAGGCGCCCGCGAAGAAGCCCACGGTCTTCCTCTACGACAGCGGCCAGGACCAGCCCTTCACCTCCGGCCGCTACGCCGCCCCCGAGCAGATCATCACCGAGGCCGGCGGGGTCAACGTCATGCACGACGTCGAGGACTCCTGGACCACCGTCGGCTGGGAGAGCGTCGTCCAGCGGGACCCCGACACCATCGTCATCTGCGACTACGGGGATGTCAGCGCCGAGCAGAAGAAGAAGTTCCTGCTCTCCTACGCCCCGCTGCGCGGCGTCTCCGCGATCAGGCACAAGCGGATCTTCGTCCTCGACTACGTCGACCTGGTGGAGAGCCCCCGCAACCCGTCGGCCGTCGCCCGCCTCGGCACCTACCTGCGCACGGTGGCCGGACAGGAGTGA
- a CDS encoding ABC transporter ATP-binding protein: MRLDIDGVTVEAAGARLVDDIRLTADSGAFVGLVGPNGSGKSTLLRCVYRALRPAAGVVRLDGEDTHAMPPRAAARVLAALPQESSAEFDFTVAEVVAMGRLPHRDRTAASDTEICARAMGRTGVDHLADRGFLALSGGEKQRVLLARALAQQPRVLVLDEPTNHLDIAHQLDVLSLVRDSGVTVLAALHDLNLAAAHCDVLYVIAGGRIVASGPPHDVLHPDLLAEVFGVRAHPVRHPATGAVQLLFDLLPPTT; encoded by the coding sequence ATGCGACTCGACATCGACGGAGTGACGGTCGAGGCCGCCGGGGCCCGACTGGTCGACGACATCCGGCTCACCGCCGACAGCGGGGCGTTCGTCGGACTCGTCGGCCCCAACGGCAGCGGCAAGTCGACGCTGTTGCGCTGTGTGTACCGGGCGCTGCGCCCGGCCGCCGGCGTGGTACGGCTGGACGGCGAGGACACGCACGCGATGCCGCCCCGGGCCGCCGCCCGGGTGCTGGCCGCGCTGCCGCAGGAGTCGTCCGCCGAGTTCGACTTCACGGTCGCCGAGGTGGTCGCCATGGGCCGGCTGCCGCACCGGGACCGGACGGCCGCCTCCGACACGGAGATCTGCGCGCGGGCGATGGGCCGCACCGGTGTGGACCACCTCGCCGACCGGGGGTTCCTGGCCCTGTCCGGGGGCGAGAAGCAGCGCGTCCTGCTCGCCCGCGCGCTCGCCCAGCAGCCCCGGGTGCTCGTTCTCGACGAACCCACCAACCACCTCGACATCGCCCACCAACTGGACGTGCTGTCCCTGGTGCGGGACAGCGGTGTCACCGTGCTCGCCGCTCTGCACGACCTCAACCTGGCCGCCGCGCACTGCGACGTCCTGTACGTGATCGCGGGCGGCCGGATCGTCGCCTCGGGCCCGCCCCACGACGTCCTCCACCCCGACCTGCTCGCCGAGGTGTTCGGGGTCCGCGCGCATCCCGTAAGGCACCCGGCGACCGGCGCCGTCCAACTCCTGTTCGACCTCCTCCCGCCCACCACCTGA
- a CDS encoding FecCD family ABC transporter permease gives MRRSPTPSRIPLPPLVLGLGLLLLLSLVGGTGLGAAGIGWTDVLRFLWAGLTGGTVHAGDAASYTIVWEIRLPRVALGAVVGAGLASVGVAVQAIVRNALGDPFVLGISSGAAVGANAVILLGAFAGLGIWALSVSAFLSALAAMALVYAVARSPHGLTPLRLVLTGTALAYGFEAVTTVMVFGADRGEAARSALMWLLGSLGGATWAQVPLAAVTVAAGWAWLRRRAESLNALAMGDETSAALGVRPERLRRELFLVTAAVTGTVVAVSGAIGFVGLMVPHVVRMLVGADHRKVLAVAPLVGAVLLVWADVLSRLLLAPAELPVGVITAVVGVPAFLLLMRRGGYAFGGR, from the coding sequence GTGCGCCGCAGCCCCACCCCCAGCCGCATACCCCTGCCCCCACTGGTCCTCGGTCTCGGCCTGCTCCTGCTGTTGTCGCTCGTGGGCGGCACCGGTCTGGGCGCCGCCGGGATCGGATGGACGGACGTCCTGCGGTTCCTGTGGGCCGGGCTCACCGGTGGGACCGTGCACGCCGGGGACGCCGCCTCGTACACCATCGTCTGGGAGATCCGGCTGCCGCGCGTCGCGCTCGGTGCCGTCGTCGGCGCCGGGCTCGCATCCGTCGGAGTGGCCGTCCAGGCGATCGTGCGCAACGCGCTCGGCGACCCGTTCGTGCTCGGCATCTCCTCCGGCGCGGCGGTGGGCGCCAACGCGGTCATCCTGCTCGGCGCGTTCGCCGGGCTCGGGATCTGGGCCCTGTCCGTGTCGGCGTTCCTCTCCGCGCTCGCCGCGATGGCGCTGGTGTACGCCGTGGCCCGTTCGCCCCACGGGCTGACCCCGCTGCGGCTGGTCCTGACCGGTACGGCACTGGCGTACGGCTTCGAAGCCGTCACCACGGTCATGGTGTTCGGTGCCGACCGCGGCGAGGCGGCCCGGTCGGCGCTGATGTGGCTGCTGGGCAGCCTGGGCGGGGCGACCTGGGCACAGGTACCGCTCGCCGCCGTGACCGTGGCGGCGGGGTGGGCGTGGCTGCGCCGGCGGGCCGAATCGCTCAACGCCCTCGCCATGGGCGACGAGACCTCGGCCGCGCTCGGCGTCCGGCCGGAGCGGCTGCGCCGGGAGCTGTTCCTCGTCACCGCGGCCGTGACCGGGACCGTGGTCGCGGTCAGCGGGGCCATCGGCTTCGTCGGGCTGATGGTGCCGCACGTCGTGCGCATGCTGGTCGGCGCCGACCACAGAAAGGTCCTGGCGGTGGCCCCGCTCGTCGGCGCCGTGCTCCTGGTGTGGGCGGACGTACTGTCCCGGCTGCTGCTCGCCCCCGCCGAACTGCCCGTCGGAGTGATCACCGCCGTGGTGGGGGTGCCCGCCTTCCTGCTGCTGATGAGGCGCGGCGGCTACGCGTTCGGAGGCCGCTGA
- the cobM gene encoding precorrin-4 C(11)-methyltransferase, whose protein sequence is MTVYFIGAGPGAADLITVRGARTLAACQVCLYAGSLVPRELLAECPPDARLVDTAQLDLDQITAELVRAHGEGHDVARLHSGDPSVFSAVAEQMRRLDAAGVPYEVVPGVPAFAAAAAALKRELTVPTVGQTVILTRIAQRATAMPEGEDLATLGRSGALIVLHLAARYVDRVVEELLPHYGADCPVAVVAYASRPDELILRGTLDDIAGQVKDAGVLRTAVIMVGRTLGAQQFRDSHLYSPERDRHSC, encoded by the coding sequence ATGACCGTGTACTTCATCGGCGCCGGCCCCGGTGCCGCCGACCTGATCACGGTCCGTGGCGCCCGTACGCTCGCCGCCTGCCAGGTCTGCCTGTACGCGGGCAGCCTCGTCCCGCGCGAACTGCTGGCCGAATGTCCCCCGGACGCACGGCTCGTGGACACCGCCCAGCTCGACCTGGACCAGATCACCGCCGAGCTGGTGCGCGCCCACGGGGAGGGCCACGACGTGGCCCGGCTGCACTCCGGGGACCCGTCCGTGTTCAGCGCGGTCGCCGAGCAGATGCGGCGGCTGGACGCGGCAGGGGTGCCGTACGAGGTGGTGCCGGGCGTGCCCGCGTTCGCGGCGGCGGCCGCCGCGCTGAAGCGGGAGCTGACCGTGCCGACCGTCGGTCAGACCGTCATCCTCACGCGGATCGCCCAGCGGGCCACGGCCATGCCGGAGGGCGAGGACCTGGCCACCCTCGGACGCAGCGGCGCGCTGATCGTGCTGCACCTGGCCGCCCGTTACGTCGACCGGGTCGTCGAGGAACTCCTCCCGCACTACGGTGCCGACTGCCCCGTCGCGGTCGTCGCCTACGCCTCCCGCCCCGACGAGCTGATCCTCCGGGGCACGCTGGACGACATCGCCGGGCAGGTGAAGGACGCGGGTGTGCTGCGCACGGCTGTGATCATGGTCGGGCGGACGCTTGGTGCGCAGCAGTTCCGGGACAGCCACCTGTACTCGCCGGAACGGGACCGGCACAGCTGCTGA
- the cbiE gene encoding precorrin-6y C5,15-methyltransferase (decarboxylating) subunit CbiE: protein MTPARPGPPYAVTVVGLGADGWRGVPDASRAVLRDAEVLIGGPRQLDLLPPECAGERITWPSPLRPAVPALLAAHADRRIAVLASGDPMFHGIGRALAEEAGDRLRVLPHPSSVSYATARLGWPLEDVEVVTLVGRPAARLAAALHDGRRLLVLSADAGTPAQVAALLRDRGFGPSRMRVLEQLGGERERTSDETTADDWTRTHPPGDPLNIVAVECRRTPDALRLGAVPGLPDEAYEHDGQLTKRYVRAATLAALAPAPGELLWDIGGGSGSIAVEWMRTHPSCRAVTVERDPERAARITRNADRLGVPGLRVVTGAAPAALAELPPPDAVFIGGGLTAPGLLDACWAALPVGGRLIANTVTLESEALLAAARHRHGGELVRLAVAHAVPVGGFTGWRQAMPVTQWAVQKSLDTVDTVDTASGADR from the coding sequence GTGACCCCCGCACGACCAGGACCGCCGTACGCCGTCACCGTCGTCGGGCTCGGCGCCGACGGCTGGCGAGGCGTCCCCGACGCCTCCCGGGCGGTCCTGCGTGACGCCGAGGTCCTGATCGGGGGCCCGCGCCAGCTCGACCTGCTGCCCCCTGAGTGCGCGGGCGAGCGGATCACCTGGCCCTCGCCTTTGCGTCCCGCCGTACCCGCCCTGCTCGCCGCGCACGCCGACCGCCGGATCGCCGTACTGGCCAGCGGCGACCCCATGTTCCACGGCATCGGCCGCGCCCTCGCCGAGGAGGCCGGTGACCGGCTGCGCGTCCTGCCGCACCCCTCCTCCGTCTCCTACGCGACCGCCCGCCTCGGCTGGCCGCTGGAGGACGTCGAGGTCGTCACGCTCGTCGGCAGGCCCGCCGCCCGCCTGGCCGCCGCCCTGCACGACGGCCGACGGCTCCTCGTGCTCAGCGCGGACGCCGGCACACCCGCCCAGGTCGCCGCCCTGCTGCGGGACCGGGGCTTCGGGCCGAGCCGGATGCGCGTCCTGGAACAGCTCGGCGGCGAGCGGGAACGGACGAGTGACGAGACCACCGCCGACGACTGGACGCGGACGCACCCGCCCGGCGACCCCCTCAACATCGTCGCCGTCGAGTGCCGCCGGACCCCGGACGCCCTGCGGCTCGGCGCCGTACCCGGCCTCCCCGACGAGGCGTACGAGCACGACGGGCAGCTCACCAAGCGGTATGTGCGCGCCGCCACGCTGGCCGCGCTCGCCCCGGCGCCCGGCGAACTGCTGTGGGACATCGGCGGCGGATCGGGCTCGATAGCCGTCGAGTGGATGCGTACGCACCCCTCCTGCCGGGCGGTCACCGTCGAACGCGACCCGGAGCGCGCCGCACGCATCACCCGCAACGCCGACCGGCTCGGCGTGCCCGGCCTGCGGGTCGTCACCGGAGCCGCGCCCGCCGCGCTGGCCGAACTGCCCCCGCCGGACGCCGTGTTCATCGGCGGCGGACTCACCGCGCCCGGCCTCCTCGACGCCTGTTGGGCGGCGCTGCCCGTGGGCGGACGACTGATCGCCAACACCGTGACGCTGGAGTCCGAGGCCCTGCTCGCCGCTGCCCGCCACCGCCACGGCGGCGAACTGGTGCGGCTCGCGGTGGCGCACGCCGTGCCCGTGGGCGGCTTCACCGGGTGGCGGCAGGCGATGCCGGTGACCCAGTGGGCGGTCCAGAAATCCCTCGACACCGTTGACACCGTTGACACCGCTTCGGGAGCAGACAGATGA
- a CDS encoding D-2-hydroxyacid dehydrogenase family protein produces MTLHCAVLDDYQGAALTMADWSPLADRVEVRALRENITDRDRLVAELADCEIVVAMRERTPFDAALLRRLPRLRLLVTTGMRNASIDLAAARAQGVTVCGTASSPTPPVELTWALLLGLARRITAENRILREGGPWQSTVGQDLHGRTLGLLGLGKIGTRVARVATAFGMEVLAWSENLTAERAAETGAQLADSKEELLRRSDFVSVHLVLSDRTRGLLGEPELRTMRPHAYLVNTSRAAIVEQAALVRALREGWIAGAGLDVFETEPLPADDPLRSLPNVLATPHLGYVTERNYRTFYTEAVEDITAFLAGAPVRPLTRG; encoded by the coding sequence ATGACCCTCCACTGCGCAGTGCTGGACGACTACCAGGGCGCCGCCCTGACCATGGCCGACTGGAGCCCTCTCGCCGACCGGGTCGAGGTGCGCGCGCTCCGCGAGAACATCACCGACCGGGACCGGCTCGTGGCCGAGCTGGCCGACTGCGAGATCGTCGTGGCCATGCGGGAACGCACCCCCTTCGACGCCGCCCTCCTGCGCCGGCTGCCGCGCCTGCGCCTGCTGGTGACCACCGGCATGCGCAACGCCTCGATCGACCTCGCCGCGGCGCGGGCCCAGGGCGTGACCGTGTGCGGTACGGCGAGCAGCCCCACCCCGCCCGTCGAACTGACCTGGGCCCTCCTCCTCGGCCTCGCCCGCCGCATCACCGCGGAGAACCGGATCCTGCGGGAAGGCGGCCCCTGGCAGTCCACCGTCGGCCAGGACCTGCACGGCCGCACGCTGGGCCTGCTCGGACTCGGCAAGATCGGCACCCGGGTGGCCCGCGTCGCCACCGCCTTCGGCATGGAGGTCCTCGCCTGGAGCGAGAACCTCACCGCCGAACGAGCGGCCGAGACCGGCGCCCAACTGGCCGACAGCAAGGAGGAGCTGCTCCGGCGCAGCGACTTCGTGTCGGTCCACCTCGTCCTGTCCGACCGCACCCGCGGCCTGCTCGGCGAGCCGGAGCTGCGCACCATGCGCCCGCACGCCTACCTGGTCAACACCTCCCGCGCCGCCATCGTCGAGCAGGCCGCTCTCGTACGTGCCCTGCGCGAGGGCTGGATCGCCGGCGCCGGTCTCGATGTCTTCGAGACCGAGCCCCTCCCCGCCGACGACCCCCTGCGCTCCCTGCCGAACGTGCTCGCCACCCCGCATCTCGGCTACGTCACCGAACGGAACTACCGCACCTTCTACACGGAAGCGGTGGAGGACATCACGGCCTTCCTCGCCGGCGCCCCCGTCCGGCCCCTGACGCGCGGCTGA
- a CDS encoding DUF2218 domain-containing protein encodes MPTSLGRASTDAAPRYAKQLASHFGRKIPAEETPEGGHRLTFEQTDVLLQPAEDHLLLRVTAPDASTLSTIREVVGSHLERFGHRNELTVVWEEPSAD; translated from the coding sequence ATGCCCACCTCCCTCGGTCGCGCCTCCACCGACGCCGCCCCGCGCTACGCCAAGCAGCTCGCCTCGCACTTCGGCCGGAAGATCCCCGCCGAGGAGACACCCGAAGGGGGGCACCGCCTCACCTTCGAGCAGACCGACGTCCTGCTCCAGCCCGCCGAGGACCACCTCCTGCTCCGCGTGACCGCGCCGGACGCGTCCACGCTCAGCACCATCCGCGAGGTCGTGGGCAGCCACCTCGAACGCTTCGGCCACCGCAACGAACTGACCGTCGTCTGGGAGGAGCCTTCCGCCGACTGA
- the tal gene encoding transaldolase, producing the protein MTDDVLQRLSDEGVAIWLDDLSRKRITSGNLAELIERRHVVGVTTNPTIFEQAFGRGDDYADQFRELALRGVTVSEAVRMITTADVREAADILRPVFDATGGRDGWVSIEVDPRLAHGTAATVAEAKQLAWLVDRPNTLIKIPATKAGLPAITEVIGLGISVNVTLIFSLERYREVMHAYLAGLEKARDRGLDLSAIHSVASFFVSRVDTEIDKRLDAIGTPEAKEMRGKAAVANARLAYEAYEEVFGSADGSTQPFPRWADLDRAPANKQRPLWASTGVKDAAYPDTLYITELVSPGTVNTMPEATLDAMADHGEITGNTIAGTYEQARAVFAALAELGISYRNVAQVLETEGIQKFQHSWDSLLNAVRHARPTKALAVAD; encoded by the coding sequence ATGACCGACGACGTACTCCAGCGCCTCTCCGACGAAGGTGTCGCGATCTGGTTGGACGACCTGTCCCGCAAGCGGATCACCTCCGGCAACCTCGCCGAACTCATCGAGCGCAGGCATGTGGTCGGCGTGACCACCAACCCCACGATCTTCGAGCAGGCGTTCGGCAGGGGTGACGACTACGCGGACCAGTTCCGCGAGCTGGCGCTGCGCGGTGTGACGGTTTCCGAGGCGGTCCGCATGATCACCACGGCGGATGTCCGGGAGGCGGCAGACATCCTCCGCCCGGTGTTCGACGCCACCGGCGGCCGAGACGGCTGGGTCTCCATCGAGGTGGACCCGCGCCTCGCGCACGGTACGGCGGCGACCGTTGCCGAGGCCAAACAGCTGGCCTGGCTCGTGGACCGCCCCAACACCCTCATCAAGATCCCGGCCACCAAGGCGGGTCTTCCCGCGATCACCGAGGTCATCGGTCTCGGCATCAGCGTCAACGTCACGCTGATCTTCTCGCTGGAACGCTACCGCGAGGTCATGCACGCCTACCTCGCCGGCCTGGAGAAGGCCAGGGACCGAGGTCTGGACCTCTCCGCGATCCACTCCGTGGCCTCCTTCTTCGTGTCCCGCGTCGACACCGAGATCGACAAGCGCCTCGACGCCATCGGCACCCCCGAGGCCAAGGAGATGCGAGGCAAGGCAGCCGTGGCCAACGCCCGCCTCGCCTACGAGGCCTACGAGGAAGTGTTCGGCTCTGCCGACGGATCGACGCAACCCTTCCCCCGTTGGGCCGACCTCGACCGGGCCCCGGCCAACAAGCAGCGTCCCCTGTGGGCCTCGACGGGTGTCAAGGACGCCGCCTACCCCGACACCCTCTACATCACCGAACTGGTCTCACCGGGCACGGTCAACACCATGCCGGAGGCCACCCTCGATGCCATGGCGGATCACGGCGAGATCACCGGCAACACCATCGCCGGGACATACGAGCAGGCCCGCGCTGTCTTCGCGGCACTCGCCGAGCTGGGAATCTCCTACCGCAATGTCGCCCAGGTCCTGGAGACCGAGGGGATCCAGAAGTTCCAGCACTCCTGGGACAGCCTTCTGAACGCCGTGCGGCACGCACGGCCGACCAAGGCGCTCGCCGTGGCCGACTGA
- the tkt gene encoding transketolase, whose product MNPHPTAAAFAWTAVDQRAVDTARVLAADAVQRVGNGHPGTAMSLAPAAYTLFQKVMRHDPADPDWVGRDRFVLSAGHSSLTLYIQLYLGGFGLELQDLESFRTWGSKTPGHPEYGHTRAVETTTGPLGQGVANAVGMAMAARYERGLFDPQAAVGDSPFDHHIFVIAGDGCLQEGISAEASSLAGHQKLGNLVLLWDDNHISIEGDTETAVSEDTAGRYEAYGWHVQRVEPKENGDLDPAALYAAVEAAKAVTDRPSFIAMRSIIAWPAPNAQNTEAAHGSALGADEVAATKRVLGFDAEKSFEVSGEVIAHTRALGERGREARAVWDKQLQEWRDNNAGRAAEFDRISAGELPGGWQSHLPEFETGKSVATRAASGKVLQALGTVIPELWGGSADLAGSNNTTIDKTSSFLPADNPLPEANPYGRTIHFGIREHAMAAEMNGIALHGNTRIFGGTFLVFSDYMRNAVRLSALMHLPVTFVWTHDSIGLGEDGPTHQPVEHLAALRAIPGLNVVRPADANETAIAWREILKRYTKEFGKGAPHGLALTRQGVPTYEANEDAAKGGYVLFDAEGGDAQVVLIATGSEVHVAVEAREQLQAQGVPTRVVSMPSVEWFEEQDQGYRDSVLPPSVKARVAVEAGIGLTWHRYVGDAGRIVSLEHFGASADAEVLFHEFGFTAENVAAAARDSRAALAGHRDDQHQ is encoded by the coding sequence GTGAATCCGCACCCGACCGCAGCCGCCTTCGCGTGGACCGCAGTGGACCAGCGGGCCGTCGACACCGCCCGTGTCCTGGCCGCCGACGCCGTACAGAGGGTCGGCAACGGCCATCCCGGTACGGCGATGAGCCTCGCGCCCGCCGCGTACACCCTTTTCCAGAAGGTGATGCGCCACGATCCCGCCGACCCCGACTGGGTGGGCCGTGACCGGTTCGTCCTGTCCGCCGGCCATTCCTCCCTGACCCTCTACATCCAGTTGTACCTGGGTGGTTTCGGCCTGGAGCTTCAGGACCTGGAGTCCTTCCGTACCTGGGGTTCGAAGACGCCGGGCCATCCGGAGTACGGGCACACCAGGGCCGTCGAGACGACGACCGGGCCGCTGGGGCAGGGTGTCGCCAACGCGGTGGGGATGGCGATGGCCGCCCGCTACGAGCGCGGCCTGTTCGATCCGCAGGCCGCTGTCGGTGATTCGCCGTTCGATCACCACATCTTCGTGATCGCCGGTGACGGCTGCCTGCAGGAGGGCATCTCCGCGGAGGCGTCCTCGCTGGCCGGTCACCAGAAGCTCGGCAATCTGGTCCTGCTGTGGGACGACAACCACATCTCGATCGAGGGTGACACCGAGACGGCTGTCTCCGAGGACACCGCCGGGCGGTACGAGGCCTACGGCTGGCATGTGCAGCGTGTGGAGCCGAAGGAGAACGGCGACCTCGACCCGGCCGCGCTGTACGCGGCGGTCGAGGCGGCGAAGGCGGTCACCGACCGGCCGTCGTTCATCGCGATGCGCTCGATCATCGCCTGGCCCGCCCCGAACGCGCAGAACACCGAGGCCGCGCACGGCTCGGCGCTCGGCGCGGACGAGGTCGCGGCCACCAAGCGGGTCCTGGGCTTCGATGCGGAGAAGAGCTTCGAGGTCTCCGGCGAGGTCATCGCGCACACCCGCGCCCTGGGCGAGCGGGGCCGTGAGGCCCGTGCCGTCTGGGACAAGCAGCTCCAGGAGTGGCGCGACAACAACGCCGGGCGGGCCGCGGAGTTCGACCGGATCAGCGCGGGCGAGCTGCCCGGGGGCTGGCAGTCGCACCTGCCGGAGTTCGAGACGGGCAAGAGCGTCGCCACGCGTGCCGCGTCCGGCAAGGTCCTGCAGGCGCTCGGCACGGTGATCCCGGAGCTGTGGGGCGGCTCCGCCGACCTCGCCGGTTCGAACAACACCACGATCGACAAGACGTCGTCCTTCCTCCCGGCGGACAATCCGCTGCCGGAGGCGAACCCCTACGGCCGCACGATCCACTTCGGTATCCGTGAGCACGCCATGGCCGCGGAGATGAACGGCATCGCGCTGCACGGCAACACCCGTATCTTCGGCGGCACGTTCCTGGTCTTCTCCGACTACATGCGCAACGCCGTGCGCCTGTCCGCGCTGATGCACCTGCCGGTGACGTTCGTGTGGACACACGACTCCATCGGTCTGGGCGAGGACGGCCCCACCCACCAGCCCGTCGAACACCTCGCCGCGCTGCGCGCGATCCCGGGCCTGAACGTGGTCCGCCCGGCGGACGCCAACGAGACGGCGATCGCCTGGCGCGAGATCCTCAAGCGTTACACCAAGGAGTTCGGCAAGGGCGCCCCGCACGGCCTCGCGCTGACCCGTCAGGGCGTGCCGACGTACGAGGCCAACGAGGACGCCGCCAAGGGTGGTTACGTCCTGTTCGACGCCGAGGGCGGCGACGCCCAGGTCGTGCTGATCGCCACCGGGTCCGAGGTGCACGTGGCCGTGGAGGCCCGCGAGCAGCTCCAGGCGCAGGGCGTGCCCACGCGGGTCGTGTCCATGCCGTCCGTGGAGTGGTTCGAGGAGCAGGACCAGGGGTACCGGGACAGCGTTCTGCCGCCGTCCGTCAAGGCGCGTGTCGCGGTCGAGGCCGGTATCGGTCTGACCTGGCACCGGTACGTCGGCGACGCCGGTCGCATCGTCTCCCTGGAGCACTTCGGTGCCTCCGCCGACGCCGAAGTCCTCTTCCACGAGTTCGGCTTCACCGCCGAGAACGTCGCAGCCGCGGCACGCGACTCCCGCGCCGCCCTGGCCGGCCACCGCGATGACCAGCACCAGTAG
- a CDS encoding substrate-binding domain-containing protein — MAALAVLTASVSGCSRGSDSAGSAAVDGPSKAGCPAVLAKAKKAVEGAESVDAAWGGPTKGPKAVAGKTIVYVAQSMTNPGVAGAAEGVKEAAKAIGWKMRIIDGQGTPAGIQAALSQAVAVKPDGIVLSGFDPKSTTQQVAQADAAGIPLIGWHAVGTPGPSTDPKLFSNITTKVEDVAKISADWIISQSDGRAGVVVFTDASIPFAKGKSDLIEKELATCSDTKVLSTSNIPIADASSRTPQEVSALLSRFGTKWTHSVAINDLYFADAAPALRAGGKQGDGAPFNIGAGDGDPSAFQRINSKEFQSATVPEPLSEQGWQIVDEFNRAFADKPASGYIAPVHITTAANSGGGSSWDPEGYREAYQKLWGK; from the coding sequence GTGGCCGCCCTGGCCGTGCTCACCGCTTCCGTCTCCGGCTGCTCCCGCGGCTCCGACAGTGCCGGCTCCGCCGCCGTCGACGGGCCCTCGAAGGCCGGCTGTCCGGCCGTCCTGGCGAAGGCCAAGAAGGCGGTCGAGGGCGCCGAGTCCGTCGACGCCGCCTGGGGCGGACCGACCAAGGGCCCCAAGGCGGTCGCGGGCAAGACGATCGTCTACGTCGCCCAGAGCATGACCAACCCCGGTGTGGCGGGCGCCGCCGAAGGGGTCAAGGAGGCCGCCAAGGCCATCGGCTGGAAGATGCGGATCATCGACGGTCAGGGCACCCCGGCCGGTATCCAGGCCGCCCTCAGCCAGGCCGTCGCCGTCAAGCCCGACGGCATCGTCCTGTCCGGCTTCGATCCCAAGTCGACCACCCAGCAGGTCGCACAGGCCGACGCCGCCGGTATCCCGCTCATCGGCTGGCACGCCGTCGGCACCCCCGGCCCCAGCACGGACCCCAAGCTCTTCAGCAACATCACCACCAAGGTCGAGGACGTCGCGAAGATCAGCGCCGACTGGATCATCAGCCAGTCCGACGGCCGCGCCGGCGTGGTCGTCTTCACCGACGCCTCTATACCGTTCGCCAAGGGCAAGTCGGACCTGATCGAGAAGGAACTCGCCACCTGCTCCGACACCAAGGTGCTCTCCACGTCCAACATCCCGATCGCCGACGCCAGCAGCCGCACCCCACAGGAGGTCTCCGCGCTGCTGTCCCGCTTCGGCACCAAGTGGACGCACTCGGTGGCGATCAACGACCTGTACTTCGCCGACGCGGCTCCCGCGCTGCGGGCAGGCGGCAAGCAGGGCGACGGTGCCCCCTTCAACATCGGCGCCGGTGACGGCGACCCCTCGGCCTTCCAGCGCATCAACAGCAAGGAGTTCCAGTCGGCCACGGTGCCCGAACCGCTGTCCGAGCAGGGCTGGCAGATCGTCGACGAGTTCAACCGCGCCTTCGCCGACAAGCCCGCCAGTGGCTACATCGCACCGGTGCACATCACCACGGCGGCCAACAGCGGCGGCGGCTCCTCATGGGACCCGGAGGGATACCGCGAGGCGTACCAGAAGCTCTGGGGCAAGTAG